In bacterium, a genomic segment contains:
- the rpsK gene encoding 30S ribosomal protein S11, with amino-acid sequence MAQAGKGKRTSKRRKERRAVGKGQAHIMATFNNTMISIADAAGNVVCWSSAGEQGFKGSRKSTPYAAQMAAAEVAKKAADMGVTSVEVYVNGPGSGREAAIRSLAAAGIEISLIRDVTPIPHNGCRPRKRRRV; translated from the coding sequence GTGGCGCAGGCAGGCAAGGGAAAACGAACCAGCAAGCGGCGCAAAGAGCGCCGGGCCGTCGGAAAGGGTCAGGCGCACATCATGGCGACTTTCAACAACACCATGATTTCGATCGCCGATGCGGCGGGCAACGTGGTGTGCTGGTCCTCGGCCGGAGAGCAGGGCTTCAAGGGTTCGCGCAAGAGCACGCCCTACGCCGCCCAGATGGCGGCTGCGGAAGTGGCCAAAAAAGCGGCGGACATGGGCGTAACCTCTGTCGAAGTGTACGTGAACGGTCCGGGCTCCGGGCGGGAAGCGGCCATCCGCTCGCTCGCCGCCGCCGGGATCGAAATCAGCTTGATTCGTGACGTGACGCCGATTCCGCACAACGGTTGCCGCCCGCGTAAGCGGCGCCGGGTGTAG
- the rpsM gene encoding 30S ribosomal protein S13, with the protein MARIAGVDVPNDKNVEIALTYIYGIGRTSARRIAAEARVDGMTKVRDLTEPQLQSIREIIERGHQVEGDLRSRTSMNIKRLMDIGCYRGLRHRRGLPVRGQRTHTNARTRKGPRKTVGAKGKK; encoded by the coding sequence ATGGCACGTATCGCAGGCGTGGATGTTCCGAACGACAAGAACGTGGAAATCGCCCTGACGTATATCTACGGCATCGGGAGAACCTCGGCCAGGCGGATCGCCGCCGAGGCCAGAGTCGACGGCATGACGAAGGTGCGCGATTTGACGGAGCCGCAGCTTCAGTCGATCCGCGAGATCATCGAGCGGGGCCATCAGGTCGAGGGCGACCTCAGGAGCCGCACCTCGATGAACATCAAGCGCCTCATGGATATCGGCTGCTACCGCGGGCTGCGCCACCGGCGCGGGCTCCCGGTCCGCGGCCAGCGGACGCACACCAACGCGCGCACCCGGAAGGGCCCCCGCAAAACAGTCGGGGCGAAGGGCAAGAAGTAG
- the rpmJ gene encoding 50S ribosomal protein L36, producing MKVRGSVKPMCDKCKVIRRNGVVRVICTNPKHKQRQG from the coding sequence ATGAAGGTTCGTGGCTCGGTCAAGCCAATGTGCGACAAATGCAAGGTAATCCGGCGCAATGGCGTGGTGCGCGTGATTTGCACCAATCCCAAGCACAAGCAGCGCCAGGGCTAG
- the rpsD gene encoding 30S ribosomal protein S4 translates to MARYNDSVCRLCRREGVKLFLKGDRCLGDKCSFEKRSFPPGQHGAARTRGKVSDYGQQLREKQKARRVYGVLEGQFRHYYEIATKTRGVTGDELLQLLERRLDNVVYRASFADSRSQARQLVTHNHIRVNGKKVNRPTFSVRKGDVVEIKEKSRKLELIQRSAEKGKARGLPGWLDVDLADLKARVLELPAPADLQMEIDAQRIVELYSK, encoded by the coding sequence TTGGCGCGTTATAACGATTCAGTTTGCCGGCTCTGCAGGCGAGAAGGCGTGAAGCTCTTCCTCAAGGGCGATCGCTGCCTCGGGGACAAGTGCTCCTTCGAAAAACGGAGCTTTCCGCCGGGCCAGCACGGCGCGGCCCGAACCCGCGGAAAAGTGAGCGATTACGGCCAGCAGCTTCGCGAGAAGCAAAAGGCCCGCCGGGTGTATGGCGTGCTGGAAGGTCAGTTCCGCCACTACTACGAGATTGCGACAAAGACGCGGGGCGTTACCGGCGATGAATTGTTGCAACTCCTGGAAAGGCGGCTCGACAACGTCGTCTACCGGGCCAGTTTTGCTGACTCCCGGAGCCAGGCGCGGCAGCTCGTGACGCACAACCACATCCGGGTGAACGGCAAGAAGGTGAACCGACCCACCTTTTCGGTCCGAAAAGGGGATGTCGTCGAGATCAAGGAGAAGAGCCGGAAGCTCGAGTTGATTCAGCGGAGCGCCGAGAAGGGCAAGGCCCGCGGCCTTCCCGGGTGGCTGGATGTGGATCTGGCCGATCTGAAAGCGCGCGTGCTGGAGCTTCCCGCACCGGCGGACCTGCAGATGGAGATCGACGCACAGCGAATCGTCGAGCTCTACTCAAAGTAG